Within the Asterias amurensis chromosome 15, ASM3211899v1 genome, the region TTTGTTGTCATTTTTGTCGGTTTCCCCTGCTTCACAATTCTCATCACGCTCTCTTGCATCCACCCCTGCTTCattttaatgggagactttggaacgctaggtggcagcagacttaccgggtaaatttcacAGACTCTGTGTGCGTTCGTTTaccttccccgggtcgaccccgatgtgggcgtttttttttcccaggacgaacgtgtgcagataattacccacattcgtcctggaaaaaaaaccgccacacaccggggtcgacccagggaagctaaacgaacgcacccataaagaACCCACGTCTgtggtaaatttccattgtttatgttGCTCTGAGCATGCGGAAATGTCCAAgacccatagaccttttcgcaaataccattgcgcaagcacagactgttgaatgaggtgcattgtgggatagatatggatcaaattcgatcaaatttgatcaccagctagaccacaatgtacctaattccaagctttacgcgcgtgcCCCAGTAATaattgcgaaaaggtctatggaccGGATATACatgttaagtctgctgccacctctTGTCACAAAAGTACCCCATTGTGCCAATGAGATGTAGGTGCCAAATGGTTCTATCTGAATAATTGCCAGACATGGGACTTAATTGTGTTATTACTTTGTTTTCGTATAATTACGTTTTGAActgtgatattttgtcaaaaacatttggaacaataataaagaacagaaaataaataatatataataatgtTTGGTCTGATTCatcttgtcaatttttttttttaaggcaaaggtaaaaataaattacttgTAATTGATTTATTCAATAGAGCTTAACAACACAAATAGTCAAATCTTCATAAATATGATAATAAGACCAGGGTTTATTAGGTATGCGGTGGGGGTCGGGGTGGGGGGTGTCAACGCGCATTATGTCAGCCCATCCCTTCGCCTTCGGATGACGGCCTTGGACCACGCAATGGAAATTGCCTGTCCGGGGTAAACGGTTGGGGGCGCCCTGCAGGGTAAATCATCAACATTTCTACtgataactcaaaacaaaacgGAGGCGAGATCGTAATAATATTTTGCTATCAAACCGATAAGGTTAGTTTACTGCCtcaagtttaaattttaaatctttaagATTATGAAATTAATATCCGATTGCCGAAAAGAAGTAGTCACCAGTAGTCTTAAAACCACCATCTCCATAATGAACAACCACTGGAAACTGCCTTTTTGACATGAGATGCTGTTCTCCGGAGATTCTGGTCGCCCCCCCCCTATCCCCAACCCTTACGGCAAATAATGTGATACAAACCcttttctgatagcgccctcttttgagtcCTCCTCCTTCAGctcatgttaatttcccatgtTAATCGGCTACACTCATTCTCAGTCAATggaaaacaaacattattttgtttcaattatcaatcatgtaaaataattgttcacttgaattattgaaataatttGCATGTGCTTAAATTGAGATGAATCCATCAAATACATCTTGTACTTATTGAAGAATCTCCGGCTCTCTGCGCAGTTTCATCTCTGTTCCCTTGAGGGAATACTGCCTTGGTTCCCTACCATGCCCGGTGTACGTAGTCCAGGACACCCCCTGGTCAGTCCCTGGTGTGAAGGCCCCGTAGGGTCCGCCTCGCTGGAGATATGGGCCGTTAGGGTTGGCTGTGTGGCAGTAGTTGAACCAGAAGCCACCCCTCATCCATTCAGCACAGTTACCGCCTGATGCCTCGTCGTTGTCCCGGTCGATAGTGGTGAAGTCCATGCCTGTTTGATATGCCAATCCATCCCCTATGTAAAATACAGATGGAAGATAATTTATAGTTACGGTCGGCCATTGAGTTCTTGTTTTCGATTGGCACCCTGAGTTCTTGCTGCATCGGCTGATAGACCATCGGCCACCAAGCTCctagcccttttcgaaaccacggcttcagctttggattcAACGCGCCAAGCCATCCTGAGCCGAATGTTGAGCCGAaatcgtggtttcgaaaagggcctacatactgaaaataatttacCTGCTGTCGATGACTCGTCAAAGTCCTCAGCGGTCAGAGTGTAAAGATTTCCAGTTACGGTGAATGTGTTATACTTTGAGAATGCTTTCAAATCAGCCCAGTCGGTGATTTCAGCCCGCAGCACAACGTTCCCGCCCATACTTTCAAGAGACTTCTTAGGCTTAGTAAGGATTCGCAGGTTGTTGTTACCCAGCCAGAACTCATTGCTTAGATTACCGAAGCCCTGGGCATACTCGTCCCATGTTTTCTCGAATGATTGAAGCCCATCCCGACGACGCTGAAAAACCTTGAGAAGAAAGCACAGAAATAAATACATTTCCCTTGTAAGAATAACATAGAAGACGAAACCATCATCAGTAGGGTAGATGTTTAGACACGGTTTTAAAAATGATCTAGAATAAGGACACTTCAAAAATTGTTGTCTTTTCACACAAGTcatattattgtaaacattttaacaaaCTTGCTACAGTTTTAGCAAGCTTGTGGCCAGTGCTTTTAAATTGCTCTGGCGTGAGTAGGGGGCTTTGGTCTCAATATCTTACAACCATCTCTGCTGCTACATATTAAAGACTTTTTCTAACGGCGAGCCGTTCTTCTACTCTTTGAAAGTCCATAAAACAATGTTTCCCCTCTTCTAATtcgtaaaacaaaaaaccagaCCAGAACATTCTGAATATTGTAAACACTAGGTCACATTGACCCTGATTCGCTCACAGGGAAACTGAACCATTTCAAAGTCAGGCTGACCCCGGaagtggttaaaaaaaaaactcggaTTTTGCGTCAGTGTGACAAACTTCTGGGTCATATTGACACAGATTATGGGTTGTACTGACGCAGATGTCAGCTGAGCCTGACGGGACCCAGATCTGATCAGTATGACctctaagtttttttttaaggaggtagttgatggggggggggggcagtgaaGGGGGAGATGATGGGTAGATGTCTATACATACAATCCAGCCTCCACCATCTGTGACTTGGTCGCAGTACACCTTCATTGGTTCCATTACTTCGGGATATTCTGGGTAGATGTCGTACACGCCACTCTCTCTGAAGCCCTCGCTCAATAGAGATTGACAATCTGGGGGAAAACAGTTTCCATTTTGTAATAATCTGTCCGGGGATAAAGTATTTTacaatgtattttatttgtaaatattcataaattaCTGTTAACATAACATGCATTTGTTATTATTGAAAGTAATGCAATTTGAACATATATTTATGAAACTTGCGCACAAAAAATTAACTTGTGCTCAACccctgcgaaacattcactgcgAGGGCAGGCCTGTGACGTCAATATTCGCGTCGTATCGCAATCGCATTCGCaaaaagtatgaaccgggctttaaggAAACCAGAAACTGACCAAATCGGACACTTAacttatcaaaacaaaacaatgactGTAGAGATAATAAAATGTTGTATACTTTTGTAGTAAACGGTAGTTGCGGGTTCGGGTTCGGGTTCGAGTTCCTCTGATTCGGACCCGGACTCTGATTCCAGTAGCTCCACAATAGCCTCCAGTTTGACTTGCACGCGACTCAGTGCCTTCTGTCTCTCTTCAGCCTTGGTGTACTGGGCAACCTTCACGGCATTCTCAATCAGACTTAGCACTCCCTGTGATATCTTATTCTCCTTCAACTGATGCTCGTGGGAAGAGCCGCCCTTCTCTTGTTCATGTCCACCGTGAAGGCCGACGACGCATGCAAACAATACCAGCAGTGCGTACTTCATACTGTGTTCGTACACTTTGATTTGTTGAGAAAATCTGTAAACAAATCTGCAGTGGAGAAATAACCGATAAGTTATAAAACAATggaaagaaagaaatattttgtaaaactgaaattagggaggtttagctgcacgttccgcgtcaaaaaatgtcgttaaaaTCTCGcatttttagcatacgtgaagttactATTaattttcacgtcaggtacggaCGTGTGTGCgcgcgcagacgtcatacgtgagagCATAAAGtaagcccaaagtggcgacGTCACGCGAAACAACATGACTTTTTGACGTTCACATCAAAGagttatataactctatgtgttcacgttcacgtatttgctcgcgTGACGTCACGTTCAGCTACAACTCGCTTTTATATAAATTTTACACCGTGATTTCCACTGCGAAACGCAAACAGGTGCAGCAGGGTATTGCTGATAACAGGCACGGTGCCTACATGCTCTTTTAGAGTTTTGAAACATTCATTATAGATTTTCAAACTAAGGGAAGTGCAAAATGTTTGCAGAAAAAACCCTGTTGCGTCTTAAATTCATTTCAACTCGAttcacttcaattcaattcaattcagacGCATATTTAAACAGTTCTATGACAAATAACGACAAGTGCGCATGTAATTATCTTCATTGTCCTATGTTTATTTTTACAAGACGAGAGCGAAGACCGTCAACTTACCTTGTCAGAGTACCTAACTGCGAATGTGGATTTCAGACTGTATCATGTTCCCATGATGAATATTCCTTATCTTTTAACAACGTGATCTCGAAAACACAGAGTCAATATTGTAAGAGTCAAAGTGTAATTGTTGCTGTTTTATCTTGTTTTTTGGCAAATAGCTCTTGATCCTTGAATCTGTACTTAATATAATTATATGTTATCTCCACCAAACGGGCTACCGCAAAAGACCTTGTTCTCTGCTGAAACTATGCACTAATACAAGCATTCACTTTAGCGCAGTGTTATCTAAAAATGCTGCAGATTGATCTTTGTAAGAGAAATGTATACGTTTATAATAGACATTGACATGCATCACTCTCCAACCAGCGACCTCATTTCCTTCATTTAAAAATGGACACTCAATAAGTGACCAAAGGCTGCATGCAAGATTTAAAGATCCACAGTTTAGTTAAAGCATGTCAATTGTTTCTGTTATTGTTTTCCTTGAATGTTTTAATCTTTAAATCAGCTCTAGACTAGTGCCCTTCTGGACTTTATCTCCAAAGCGACAGCCGCAAAAGACCCGTCCCTGatccattgtttacatagtaATGTTAGACAGAATGGTACAAACTCTCCATATTTCAGTGTGGTGTTGTCCCCTGGCTGGCatagttacccccccccccccccaaaaaaaaaaaacaccccgcCCGCCCCGCCCCTACCCTCGAAGAGCGCCCCCAAGCGGCAAAAAGTATGTGTAAATAATTCATTGGAAATCATGGCCGCTTCCCTTCGACGGTGTATTTTTGGTCCTCAGCTGTATAGATTGCACACTTACGGCGAAACCCAGGTGAGAAATAACAAGAAATCTGCAGCATTGTGATTAGATTTTATACGTTTGTATGTCTGTATTGAAAATCCGATGATCGGTGCAATGCGATCTCTCCCTCCCGCCCTTTTTTTACCATCACAAAAAGTCAACACAGGTAGACAGGGACAGTCACAAATGATGCCATTTAtttcatgattttgtttgtttgttatttgtttagaTTATTTTCCGTCAATAAATACTTTATGAAATCAGTGGtgggcaggattcgaacctacagcCTTGTGATTGCAAATCATGCAGTCTAACATCAGGACCATGATGGGCAATTGGGCTAACAATACATCAAttcaatacacaaaataaatgatgaatgtttatgtatttttgtatggttGATCAATTGCTTCCTCCGGCTCCGCCCATCGTAGAAACAGGTCCGAGTAACTGACAGTGAATAGACTTTTCTTATTCTGTTCCTTTGCAGGGTCATGAATACCAACCCAACATTTTGGAGCGGCAGGGCAACAATGTTGTCAGGATTGTAAGTACATTAGTTTTGGAGGTCTTGAGGCTGGCCTCAGCCTCGAGACTGACTTCTGGCACCCAAGGCCTCAGCCGTGTTGTGTAATGCCTCGGCCCTGGCCTAAGCACCCTCTGGACTCGAAGAATAAGCCGAGGCCCGTCTCAGGCCACCAGTTTTGCTCAATATTTTCCCActatttttgctttaaaaactgAAGTGAACACTGCAGTGTTGTTTACAAATCTATCGCCACTGGAACTGTTTATCATAATATTGTTGGACAATGACAACAGATCCCCCACAATCAATTAAGATGGTGTAACAAAACTATTGTTACATGCTGTTTAGAGATCATTATTTTATAatcaatttattgtttttttttcaacagataACATTCTGCTGGTCATTTTCATACTACAGCTCCCCGGTATTGCTGGCATATCTGTACCGAAGAAGTAAGTTCTCAAATTATCAGACCAATCAGTTGAAACCCCTTGCAATATTCACTACCGGGTAGACCTATccgcaaaaaaaatattacctATTGGAAGTCGCCTAACCCATTCATCaattgagagggcaaggccattttcatttgacaaagacacttccattggaaaatcttaaggactgtgggaaacttttaaagtgGGAACCAAGTCCAAGACAAGGGGCAACAGAAGCCATCTTATAATTCAAGGCCTGGAACATGATTTCTTATCCTGGGTTATAGACAgttcaatataaaacatttgtttgcaGATTATTTCACCTATGAGGGACTAACTGGTATCGGCAAGCTGATAGGATTCGCACTTCCTGCATTGGCTTTGGCCATGTGCATGCGAGGTAAGTCAGTtggattgttttcattttttttgccAAACACACAAGACCTGAAAGCCCACTTCAAGGTGTGCGCTACAATATTTCCAGGGGCCGttaccacctactcctggggctgaaacagggttaccccctttacagtccatatacggatgtaggcttgggtatcgtccatcagaagcctgtcttttagagcagaaagcattacctccccaactttatgaagcaatcatggttaagtgtcttgctcaaggaaacaagtgtcatgactgggacacaaacccacactctactgatcaaacatcagagcttgaatctgatgctcttaaccgctaggccataaCAGGCCACGGATTACTGTATTAACTGTGTGTTCACCAATTCACCAATGTGTGTCACTCAGttctttcccccgagtcctgcgAAACCATTTTACAGGCttt harbors:
- the LOC139948277 gene encoding microfibril-associated glycoprotein 4-like; protein product: MKYALLVLFACVVGLHGGHEQEKGGSSHEHQLKENKISQGVLSLIENAVKVAQYTKAEERQKALSRVQVKLEAIVELLESESGSESEELEPEPEPATTVYYKNCQSLLSEGFRESGVYDIYPEYPEVMEPMKVYCDQVTDGGGWIVFQRRRDGLQSFEKTWDEYAQGFGNLSNEFWLGNNNLRILTKPKKSLESMGGNVVLRAEITDWADLKAFSKYNTFTVTGNLYTLTAEDFDESSTAGDGLAYQTGMDFTTIDRDNDEASGGNCAEWMRGGFWFNYCHTANPNGPYLQRGGPYGAFTPGTDQGVSWTTYTGHGREPRQYSLKGTEMKLRREPEILQ